A region from the Engraulis encrasicolus isolate BLACKSEA-1 chromosome 18, IST_EnEncr_1.0, whole genome shotgun sequence genome encodes:
- the LOC134468383 gene encoding sterile alpha motif domain-containing protein 12-like — protein sequence MGSSKRVSYWTVDEVFDWVRKQYLCEQTTLQEAVLTHAISGRALLRMGKHQLERLGIEPEWHGEILQDLLLLRVQEELENLNDIYSECFSS from the exons ATGGGCTCATCCAAGAGGGTGTCATACTGGACGGTGGATGAGGTGTTTGACTGGGTGAGGAAGCAGTACCTCTGTGAGCAGACCACACTTCAGGAGGCTGTGCTGACTCATGCCATCTCAg GTCGCGCGCTCCTGAGGATGGGCAAGCACCAGCTGGAGCGTCTGGGAATCGAGCCAGAGTGGCATGGGGAGATCCTGCAAGACCTGCTTCTCCTCAGGGTccaggaggagctggagaacctCAACGACATCTACTCAG aatgtttttcatcatga